The following nucleotide sequence is from Dehalogenimonas sp. THU2.
AATAACTGATTGGTAGTTCATTCAATCTATTGACAATGGTACATTTTGCTCCTATGATGGTCATCAATAAAAATACTTGAACAGGTATTCAACCTGCGAGAGAATGAAAGGGGTCCAAATGCGGCGCGTACTGACGTCACTCGGAATCGTCCTCATCGCCTTTGCCCTGGTCTGGTTGTATTTCATCTTCCCCGGCATGGCCAAACTTCCGGAGGATTACACAGCGGAATACCGTTTTGAAGGCACGGTGCAGGTGTTCAATCCGTCGACCGGTTCTCTGGTGCCTATCAATACCAAGATGGAGCGGACCCTGGATGCGACGGGTGTTAACGATGCCGGCGCGCTTATTATTCAGCAGGTCATTAAATTCACTGAAGCGACCTCAGGTGCCCCGTTATCAGCGATCAACCCGGCTCTGGCCGCGCTAGATTCGACTGAAACGTACGCCGTGGACCGTTCGACCCGAGAGAACGTAACGGGCGGCGATAAGTCACGCAGCGGCCAGTTCACCTTCCCGGCCGACGTCCAACAGGAGACCTACCAGGTCTGGTCGGCGACAACAGGAAGTGCATTACCGGCGACCTTTGTTCGTGAAGAGACGATTCAGGGCGTCAAAGTATATACCTTCAACATCGACAGTAAAGGTAACGCCTACCCCGCCGCCGCCAACGGAGCGCCCCAGACGGTGGACGTGTTCACCATCATATCGGTTGAACCTATCAGCGGCACACCGGTCTTTACCACCAGCAAGACTACCATCAATATGCAGGTAGCTCCGACTACCTCGATCCCGGTGTTGATCAACGAAATCACTTTTACCGATGACACTGTCGAAGACGCGGCGGAAGAAGGTGCGGCCAACCGCAACCTGATCCTTGTGGCGAGCGTTTATGCGTTCTGGGGTGCTATCGGGTTAGGTTTGGTACTGCTTGTGATCGGGGTCACCAGGAAAAGCTAAGTCCCAGAACACTTTGGAATAGAATACGAAAGGGAGGCTCGAAGGAGCCTCCCTTTTTTAATGGAAGTTAGTTACACCCTCACCTTTAATTCCTCTCCCCCTTCGACAGGCTCAGGGCAGGCCTCAAGGGAGAGGAAGATGGGAAAGTACGCTAACCCAGCGCCGACACCACTGCCACGGCATAGTCCCGGCTGTGAGACAGGCTGACGGCGAGGCTGGTGATGCCAAGTTCTGAGGCAATCGATTTTGCCCGCCCGTAAAGCCTGATCTCCGGGCGTTGGCCTGGTTCAGCGATCACTTCGATATCACGGTAAATCAATTCCTTGCAACCCAGCGCCTTGACCACCGCTTCCTTGGCGGCGAAACGGGCGGCCAGGGACGGTAATTTGCTGCGGTAGAGTGACACTTCGGCATCGGTGAAAACCCGGGCCAGAAAGTTCTCGCCCCAGCGGGATATGGCGGTTTCGATGCGCGATATTTCGATAATATCCACGCCAAGGTACTGGTTCATACGGGCGCCTCGCAGGGGGCTTTTTCCAGCCTGATGGCAGCTACTTTCAGCTCCGGTATCCGGGCTACCGGGTCAAAAGCCGGGCTGGTCAGGATATTGGTGGCTGTTTCCGGGAAATGGAAGGTCATGAAGACTACTCCCGGTGCCAGCCGCCCGCTGACCCGGGCCACGGCAGTTACCGAGCCGCGGCGGGAAGTGACCGTGACATTCTCACCGTCAGCGATACCCAGACGGTCAGCGTCGCTCGATGCGATTTCTAGTGTCTCCTGCGATTGCAGCACCTTGAGTCCCCCGACCCGGCGCGTCATGGTGCCGGTGTGGAAGTGATACGGGCTGCGGCCGGTGGTCAGGATGAAGGGATACTCATCGTCAGGCTGCTCGGCCGAGGGGCGGTATTCAAGAGCCTTGAACGCGCCTTTACCGCGGCTGAATCGTTCGACGTGAAGTATCGGCGTGCCGGGGTGGGTTGGGGTGGGGCAGGGCCATTGAAGACCGCCGGTTTCCAGCCGCTCCCAGGTTATGCCGCCGTAGCTGGGGGTGAGCGATCGCATCTCATCGAATATTCGATCGGGACCGGTGTAATCGAACCCCTTGCCGCCCAACCGCTTACCCAGTTCGTTGGTTATCCACCAGTCGGGCCGGGAGTCGCCGATAGGGGCGACGGCGCGGCGGACCCGCTGCACCCGGCGTTCCGTATTGGTGAAAGTGCCGTCTTTTTCCGCAAAACTCACCGAAGCCAGGATGACATGGGCTATTTCCGATGTCTCGGTGCGGAAGATGTCCTGGACTACCAGCAGTTCAAGCTTGGAGAGGGCTTTTCTGACCCGGTTGATGTCCGGATCCGAGAGCATAATGTTCTCACCGACCAGGTAGAGGGCTTTGATCTTTCCTTTTTCGATGGCTTTCAGTATCTCCGGAACGGTCAGCCCGCGTTTCTTGGGCAGGGACACGCCCCAGGCCGTTTCGAATTTGGCCCGAACTTCATTATCGGCGACCTTCTGATAGCCGGGAAAAACATCGGGCAACGCTCCCATATCGCAGGCGCCTTGCACGTTGTTCTGGCCGCGGAGCGGGTTCACCCCGGCACCGGGTTTGCCGAGATTGCCGGTTAAAAGCGCCAGGTTGGCGACGGCGCTGACGTTGTCCGTGCCGTGGCTGTGCTGGGTGATGCCCATGGCGTAGAGGATGCTGGCCGGTCGGCTGGCCGCATACAAACGTGCCGCTTCCTTAATTTGGTCTAGCGGCACGCCGGTGATCGTGGCGGCATGGTCGAGGTCGAAGCTATCGAGCGATTCGGCCAGGGCCTCGAAACCCTCGGTCCGTTCGGCAATGAAAGTCTCGTCGTAAAGCTTTTCGTCGAAAATGATCTTGCACATCGCTGAAAGCAGCAGGACATCGGTGCCCGGCGTCTGTTGCAGGAAGATGTCCGCGTAGCGGACCAGGGGTATCTTCACCGGGTTGGCCACGATGAGGCGGGCGCCGTTCTTGATGGCCTGCTTGACCTCGAAACCGATGACCGGGTGGGTCTCCGAGGTGTTGGCGCCGATGGCGAAGAAGCAGGCGGTATCTTTCATGTCACCGATAGAGTTGCTCATGGCGCCGGAACCGAAGGCGGCGGCCAGGCCGGCTACGGTGGGGCTGTGGCACAGCCGGGCGCAATGGTCCACCGAGTTGGTGCCCAGGACGGCGCGGGCGAACTTCTGGATGAGATAATTCTCCTCGTTGGTAGCCTTGGCGGAGGAGATGACCGCCACTTCTTCCGGTTGATAGCGGGACAGCTTGGAGCAGACGTATTCCAGGGCTTCATCCCAGGGGGTTTCGACGAATGCGCCATTGGTTTTGATGAGAGGGGCCGTGAGCCGATCCGGGTGATGGACGAATTCCCGCACACCGTAACGCCCTTTGACACACAGTCTTCCCCTCGACGCAGGGTTCGCCTCATCGCCGTCCACGCCGACGATCCTGCCGCCGCGGAGTTGCAGCTTCAAACCGCAACCGACACCGCAGTAGGGGCAGATGGTAGATACCTCGGAGTCTGATTTGACATAATCCTTGGAGGCGAGGGCGGCTACCGGACAATGGGCGACACATTCGCCGCAACTGCGGCAGTTGGTCTCGATGATCGGCCGGTCGGCGACGGTACCCACCCTGGAATCGTAACCGCGGTCTATGAGTTCGATGGCGTTGTTGCCGGTAACCTCGTCACAGGCGCGGGTGCAGCGGGCGCACAGGATACAATAGTTGCGGTCCAACTTGAAGAAGGGGTTTGAGTCGTCGATGGCCTGGACGCGGTCGCTGTGGGGCAGTTTGCGTTCGGTAAAACCGAGATGAGCCGCCACGCGCTGGAGCTCGCATCGCTGGTTCTTAACGCAGGAGAGGCAATCGAGGGGATGCTCGGCCAGCAGCAGATCGAGCACGGAGCGGCGGGCATCGATTAGAGCTTGCGTCTCGGTACGCACCACCATGCCCTCCGCCGCCGGGGTGGTGCAGGCGGTGGGCAGTCCGCGCATTCGGTCAATCTCCACCACACACATGCGGCAGCCGCCGTAGGGTTTGAGGTCCGGGGCGTAACACAGATTGGGGATATAGACGCCGGCGTCACGAGCGGCTTCCAGCACCGTCTGACCTTCGACCGCGATGATTTCTTTATCGTCTATTCTGAGTTTAATCATGAGAACGACCGCAAATCCCGAAGTTCCAAAAGTTTGGTCATTTGAATTTGGTAATTGGAGCTTGTTTGGTTATTGTTTCTTGTATCTTGATTATTCATGTTATCGTGACCGCATCAAGTTTACAGACATCGCGGCAGACGCCGCAGCGGTTGCACAGGCCTTCATCCAGGAGGACCGGCTGGCGCTTGGCGACGAAGGTGATCGCCCGGGCGGGGCAGGCTTTGACGCACAGCCGGCAGCCGTTACATTTATCGTTGACGATGGAATAGGTGATCAGGGACTTGCAGACGCCGGCGGGGCAGCGCTTCTCGATGATGTGGGCCTCATACTCGTCACGGAAGTATTTCAGCGTCGTCAGTACCGGGTTGGGTGAGGTGCCGCCCAGGGCGCACAGGGAAGCCGCCTTGATCTGTTTGGCCAGTTCCTCCAGCAGGGGGATATCTTCCGGCCGGCCGTCGCCTTTGGTGATCCGTTCCAGGATGCTGAGCATCTGGCGGGTGCCCAGCCGGCAGGGCACGCACTTGCCGCAGGACTCAGCCTGGACGAAGGAAAGGAAATAACGGGCCACGTCCACCATGCAGTTGCCCTGATCCATGGCGATCATGCCGCCGCTGCCCATGATGGCGCCGGATTTTACCAGCGACTCGTAATCGAGTCCGATATCGGACATGGCGGCCGGCAGGCAGCCGCCGGAAGGCCCGCCCACCTGCACCGCCTTGAGTTTTCTCCCTTTGGGGATGCCGCCGCCGATACCGAAAATGACATCCTGAAGCGGTGTGCCCATGGGTACCTCGATGAGCCCCATGTGATTGATATTGCCGGCCAGGGCGAAAACGCACGTGCCCTTGCTTTTATCGGTGCCGATGCCGGCGTATTCATCCACGTTGCCGGCCAGGATATATGACGCCATGGCCAGCGTCTTAACGTTGTTCATGTTGGTAGGTTTGCCCCACAGGCCGGAGATGGCGGGGAAGGGGGGGCGGGAGCGGGGCATGCCGCGCTT
It contains:
- a CDS encoding porin PorA family protein codes for the protein MRRVLTSLGIVLIAFALVWLYFIFPGMAKLPEDYTAEYRFEGTVQVFNPSTGSLVPINTKMERTLDATGVNDAGALIIQQVIKFTEATSGAPLSAINPALAALDSTETYAVDRSTRENVTGGDKSRSGQFTFPADVQQETYQVWSATTGSALPATFVREETIQGVKVYTFNIDSKGNAYPAAANGAPQTVDVFTIISVEPISGTPVFTTSKTTINMQVAPTTSIPVLINEITFTDDTVEDAAEEGAANRNLILVASVYAFWGAIGLGLVLLVIGVTRKS
- the acpS gene encoding holo-ACP synthase; translation: MNQYLGVDIIEISRIETAISRWGENFLARVFTDAEVSLYRSKLPSLAARFAAKEAVVKALGCKELIYRDIEVIAEPGQRPEIRLYGRAKSIASELGITSLAVSLSHSRDYAVAVVSALG
- the fdhF gene encoding formate dehydrogenase subunit alpha, encoding MIKLRIDDKEIIAVEGQTVLEAARDAGVYIPNLCYAPDLKPYGGCRMCVVEIDRMRGLPTACTTPAAEGMVVRTETQALIDARRSVLDLLLAEHPLDCLSCVKNQRCELQRVAAHLGFTERKLPHSDRVQAIDDSNPFFKLDRNYCILCARCTRACDEVTGNNAIELIDRGYDSRVGTVADRPIIETNCRSCGECVAHCPVAALASKDYVKSDSEVSTICPYCGVGCGLKLQLRGGRIVGVDGDEANPASRGRLCVKGRYGVREFVHHPDRLTAPLIKTNGAFVETPWDEALEYVCSKLSRYQPEEVAVISSAKATNEENYLIQKFARAVLGTNSVDHCARLCHSPTVAGLAAAFGSGAMSNSIGDMKDTACFFAIGANTSETHPVIGFEVKQAIKNGARLIVANPVKIPLVRYADIFLQQTPGTDVLLLSAMCKIIFDEKLYDETFIAERTEGFEALAESLDSFDLDHAATITGVPLDQIKEAARLYAASRPASILYAMGITQHSHGTDNVSAVANLALLTGNLGKPGAGVNPLRGQNNVQGACDMGALPDVFPGYQKVADNEVRAKFETAWGVSLPKKRGLTVPEILKAIEKGKIKALYLVGENIMLSDPDINRVRKALSKLELLVVQDIFRTETSEIAHVILASVSFAEKDGTFTNTERRVQRVRRAVAPIGDSRPDWWITNELGKRLGGKGFDYTGPDRIFDEMRSLTPSYGGITWERLETGGLQWPCPTPTHPGTPILHVERFSRGKGAFKALEYRPSAEQPDDEYPFILTTGRSPYHFHTGTMTRRVGGLKVLQSQETLEIASSDADRLGIADGENVTVTSRRGSVTAVARVSGRLAPGVVFMTFHFPETATNILTSPAFDPVARIPELKVAAIRLEKAPCEAPV